A region of the Arachis hypogaea cultivar Tifrunner chromosome 15, arahy.Tifrunner.gnm2.J5K5, whole genome shotgun sequence genome:
atggttataattaccgtatatttgtcaataggatattctcaagatgaacatagtaatagagtttcctttgacctgcgactgtcatagtaattaacaatgtatttattatactttgattccggacacctaataccctagggtgctagttgaatggatattgggtatgatttaaatacttgtagaattaatgattagtcaataaagaatccgtcaactctcggtaaagagtttgagctctatgattataatgactaagatgaataaaaccttggccaagggattgaatgaatgaagaaatgtgtttcttaggtcattcacggttcattataataatggtaacaagttagagtttgacaattaaaccatactctaagggttaaccaagagcaggaaagatggaaggaattatactttgttattctaaggttcttagtaaaaatatattacttcatactatcgggtcgttgaggagtgttgctagacgccaaccttgattagtaaatttagtatgactaatttactacccgcttagtattgaacctatggggtcacacactaacgagtgttctaatctttgctgtagaattatttaattattattttgatttgatcaaataaataattatattgattcaaatggaatattattatattctttgctagcaccaagaatataataatagtatgatgatTGAGAAtagtaaatgagatttgagaataattagttattctatttgtaaacttgaattctaaatttggatgagatcctaattgattctgtttcaaattgagttatgatatgattcataaatttgaaagattcagatttaaaattataagatatgatttaaatttgaattgagattcaaatttaaaatcaataacaaatctcatactatatatatgtatgccaagagtagaggaaaaGATGAGAGAATAAAACACAAGGGTTTTATTCATTTACCTCTAtgcacataaatgtatgtgagcctaattcttggagaaaaattttatggtgtgcaaagagttgcaagaggtttctcaatttagatcagatgtccattggtcaaggggttgacagcaaaggttggtctcggtgtggatacgcatagcgctttcgtaccatcgaaggagaaagtgatttttactagcgtacacacaggtatttagatctgatctatatatattaaattattagaataaaatttaagcacaaaatagatctttaaggattactttcttttctttcgctgcgtgttatgaacacatggtaatccttcaaaCGTGTCCTCCTCTAACGTTGACATGCAATATCAACATACTATGCTTATCTTTGATATAAGCACCACAGAATTTCCcattaataataatacaaatttatATTTCAAGAGAGTTCATGAATACTTGTTTTAACTTGTTTAGAGTTAAAAACACTGGATTGGGGACCTGGTAAGTTGGAAAGTTGGCCATGGCAGCCTTCCCTCCACCTCCAGCACCAATCATCACTTAAAGATTTTATGTTTCGGCCATAATCATTGTTGAAGACTAATGGCTTGTTTAGAAGTTTGGGTAAATATTGTCTCATGCGGCATCATTGCCAGTTTGCCACCCTTGGATGAAAATACCTGTAgttaaaaaaacactaaaaataaaaaaagggcaAGACGTGGTTCGGGTCCCAAAATATTAATGTGGGCCCCCTAAACACGAAAACAAATGGAACTGTGGGCCCAACTGTGTGTGCGACTACAAATTCATGAAAAAGGTTCAGCGAGAAATAGAAAGCATAATACAGAAAATTACTATTTAATCCATCCCGGGACCGTAACATGTTAATGTCATTGTCATCACATCACCTCCACCCAAGATCCTAAATGGGCCCAGATGGCCCCCCGGGCCCCACCCACCTCCCGGTTCTTTTATTTTCCCTCCCAAATGACCGTTTGAAGAACAAAATCAACAAACGCATGATGCAAATGTCATaacaaaatgtatatatatatatatatgaaaaagtctaagggccagcaactttgttaaattctgatcagcatgtaaccagtaaaaaaaagtgagtcattggataaaatttcacaccattaaaatcattattgatggctatttgatggctacaaatcacaaaaattgctgactCCCTAACATTCttcgctatatatatatatatatatatatatatatatatatatatatatatataaataaataattcttaatcagataattttaaataattataattattaattaataataattaaataatataaaatataatttaaaaatatttattaacttaTTGTTAAtcaagccaatgagtaatagttcaaatggtatagtctcctcatactcaattaagaggttgtgggttcgagtattctatctttgataaaaaacaaaaaaacttattgttaatcaaatttttattagttatctaATAAGATTGAtacaaaaatagtaaaaaattcttGAACGAGTAGCGTAGctagcattttttgtttgttgtgtATTTTGGATtctaaaaattataatgattatgttaaaatctaaaattaattgctaaaattagttattaatataaaatatatattaaaatataaatatattaatatctgATTTTAGTAATCGGTTttgatttataaataatatttgtgaagttttaaattataagagaaataataaaTCGATTAAATAGAACTGAAAGTTACAATAATGCTTCAGGAAGTGTTAGGTAAACAATAACTATtttaaacaatatgaacaactatcaattaaataaaaaatatattatatctctaaattatttatctaaattttaatattaaaataatcatccgtaCACCTAGTATAATGAACATTTGAAAtatttattgttcacattgtttagtattttcattgtctacctatactttttctaatCTTGCGGGCTTTTGAATCATAGTTTATGCAAAGAAGAGTGCAGCAAcaataaattttgtgatttataaccataaataatatttttaatggtgtaaaatttatctaataataaaaaattgctcatttttttggtgactatcaaattttaataaaagcgCATTCTCTTAAATTTTCTGTCACGGAAATTCGCAACTGCAACCCCACCGTTGACCCTTTTAAACGTCAATTACATATCAATGGTTAATGAAACAGACTTGAGTTATAGCTATGTAAAgactagaaaaagaaagaaacagcaGCAAAATACTGTTGCAAACTTACACGACTCATCACGTGCTATGCATATTAAAGGAGCCGTTAATTCAAACGAACACGATAAGTCGATAATGAAGTAAAATAATTAGTACATAATAACCTGATGCTGGGTACAATAAGGAAATGCATAAAGTTTAATTCAAGTTTGCAAGTGTTGGAGGATTATATATCAGTATATCATCACCACTAATTAATCAGTAATCAGCAGTGGTTGAATCTGGAGTTACACTTTTCGGACATTTACTATTTACTTAGATGGTATCTAATTGTGAAATGCAAAGCCAAAAGGATAGTATTAGACACATAAATACACCGCAATAGTGGCCAATCATTTTTCACATAAAAAGGCTCAGCCTATCATCTACGTTGCCCCCTACAACATTAAAAATGACCGTTGCGTTGGaatcttttatttattctaaaaaatatacaCAGCAAGCATGATGCACCCAAATAGCTAGCTAGCTACCCTCTCACTCTAAATATATAAACCCACACACAAAAGTAGTGCTTCTTTCTTTCTAATTCTTCTCTTGCTTTCATTAACTTATAATTATTGCACTCTCTACTGTACCGTGTATATATCCTTCCAACATTTTTagtttattgtttaattttatatcacacagtatatatatacactacattattattattactcatTATTCAACATTCCAAGTCTTCTTCACGTTCGATAGATGCTATTATCTGATTAACAACAATGGCTTGTCTCTCGCTGCAACTGCTGCTTTTGTGTTTCACCACTCTCACAATTCATGCGACAAAGGTGACATGTGCAGAACCCTACCATCACCGTAGCACCCTTAGAacattgtcttcttcttcttctaccaagTCCTCCTCCAATCATCGTCGGAACCACACTTGGGTGGGACCAACAGGTCAGCGCGTAATCACCGTTGACGTCAACGGCGGTGGACAGTTCCGGTCGGTGCAAGCTGCGGTGAATGCCGTTCCAGACAACAATAGAATGAACGTACTGATCCAAATCAGCCCGGGATCCTACATGTATACACATATCAATTAAGTTCTTCATTGCTCGTAGAAAACAATGCCATTAAACATActacatttattttttaatttggtatgaagaaaataaactaataaaagaaTAATGTGGTTGATATCGGGAGGTTGTTGGGTGCAGAGAGAAGGTTGTTGTGCCCGTGACGAAGCCGTACATAACGTTTGAGGGAGCGGGAAAAGAAGTGACGGTGATAGAATGGCATGATAGGGCCAGCGACCCTGGTCCCAACGGACAGCAACTGCGTACTTACAGAACTGCTTCTGTCACTGTTTTCGCCAACTATTTCTCTGCTCGCAATATCAGCTTCAAGGTATACACAACTCATTGGCTACTCTTATCATgtctttattatttaaaattgttaGACAAATTAACATGtttcactaaatttttttaattttgaaatttcagaAACTAGGGGTAATAGGGAGTTATACTTGTTTTCACGTGAATAACTATCTTTTTGACAGAACACAGCGCCAGCACCAATGCCGGGGATGCATGGCTGGCAAGCGGCGGCGTTTCGAATATCCGGTGACAAAGCATACTTCTCAGGCTGTGGATTCTACGGAGCACAAGACACTCTTTGCGACGACGCTGGCAGGCATTACTTCAAGGACTGCTATATCGAGGGTTCAATTGATTTCATATTTGGGAATGGCAGATCCATGTACAAGGTAATTAGTAACTAAAttaatatttagtttttaatCAAACTCTAATGGTATAATTGATTTTTCGTGGAAAGGGTACTTCTCTTTTGGGAGGCAACACAGGACTATCCAAAGGCACCGTAATATATGCTAAAAAATATgtagtaaatttttaaaaatattatttatacattaaaattagttattaattttagaaatcaatatatttgtatataaatatatataatttaatttatttttaatatatattttataggttaattttttgtatattgaaAAATTCTTGATATAATACTCAATTATTGGATTCtatggtgttttttaaaattgtgagaACAGTATAATACGCCTCGTTGTATTGATAATAGGCCCTCCTTGTATTGTTAATACAAGGGGGCGTATTATACTGTtctcacaattttaaaaaacaccataAAATTTAATGATTGAGTATTACACTAATGGTATAtgaatatgtaaaaaattaaacgtattttatattaataactgattttagtgattgattttaatataaatgTGTTATaattgacaaattttatatcatgaCGTTGGATTAGGTGAGAGACAAAGACAAAGATAGAGAGGGTAGGGAATTAGTGGTACTGAATACATGAAAAAGGAAACgagcttttttctttttgtcaCACTGCACCTTTAATTTGTGTCAGCTTAAGAGAGAATCAAAAGAAGCACACGCTATATTATATGCACATGCTGACATGCATAGTGGAACATAAAATTACATTATATAATGAGACATACACACAGCATTCAAAAGCACTAATTAACGGCTTCTTAATAGGACATAATTATTTAAGTTATAAAGCATTCATAAAATTACATTATATATGCATATACCtatacctctttttctttttgtttctttcaagTAAAAGAATTTTAATCAGACCCTACATCCATGTCCTTAGTGGCGTGTGTTTATATGTAAAAGAGAATCATAACTGAAAATGCTGATATTTACGTGGAGACTAATAATGCAATATGTATGTATGTACGTATGTATGCATCCTGGTATGTCCTACTCAAGATTGCTTTGGATAAAGTTCATATATATAGTTGAAAATTGATTGGTAGGTTGAGaatatattattattgatttatttGATTATGACTTATGACTTTTGAGTGGTTACTCAGGATTGCCAGCTACACTCAATAGCAACGAGATTTGGTTCCATAGCAGCCCATGATAGGaaagaggcagaggagaagacgGGCTTTGCATTCGTGAGATGCAGGGTGACGGGCACAGGCCCGCTCTATGTGGGCAGAGCCATGGGCCAGTACTCCAGAATTGTCTACTCTTACACTTACTTCGATGACATTGTTGCTCATGGCGGCTGGGATGATTGGGACCATGCCAACAATAAGAACAAGTAAGCCTCCTAAATTTGCCCATAACAAAACTCTATTCATAAATTCATCGCTAGTTAAGAACATATTGATAATATTAAACTTATTGGAAAACTTTTAAGTGTATCAGTACTGctatttcagtaatttttaatcattaatattaattataaaaatatatataatatatataattaaaatcaatagtTAAATTTCGTTAAAATAACGGTATAATGATATACTTGAAAACTTTTCAAACTTGTTAACCCAAGTCAGATGATTTTCGAAGCACATTACCTCTTTTGGAAGCAATTTTATACTGTATGAATTGAGAAATGTTTCAACCAAACATTCAATCATAATAAATCATGTTAACCTAATTAGCTAAAAAGAATATCAAATATAAGATTAGCAGGTAGGTCCCCCCGTCTCTAGTGATTTTTGACTGATGATGGAGTACGGTCCATGACCAATCTTCATGAATTGGCTTTCGATGGAATTTTGACTATTCTGTGACCCACTTGTATTGGGTTCATAACCTCTTCTCCCTTCTTTTTCGGCTTGTCCTCCATACTCTAATGATTGTTAAAAGAACATATAATTGAAGatcaaaagaaatagaaaaatgaaagaaagtactatataattataatgttatttgtaaataccaaaaaaaatgttatttgtacagcAACCGCACATCTTATGTGGATCTGGAAATGAGATTATCATAATGGTGTTGCTCaacataattttataattattgtttatcaaaaataatatttgtacactaaaatcaactaacatatatttatatataaatatatatattgtttaactcatttttaatatgtattttatattctaacatatattttatactagtgattgattttaatatacaactatcataatatatatatctaAAGTGAATAATTCCACGGGAACAGGACTGTGTTCTTTGGAGTGTACAAGTGTTGGGGGCCAGGAGCAGAGGCAGTACGTGGGGTATCATGGGCCAAAGAGTTAGATTTCGAATCTGCCCACCCATTTCTCGTCAAGAGCTTTGTCAATGGCAGACACTGGATTGCACCTTCTGATGCCTAGCTATATTCAACCCAATTGTTGGAGGGAAGAAAGACACTGCATCGAAGTATTGAAGGATAATTCATTCATTTGTTCTCTATTGCAGAGGAACCATCGTCAATGTATTGTATtgattattctttctttcttgcttttttttattattatttatttttttaagtgtatTGATTATTCTTTGATTAAATTCAAATGtaataaaacgacaattgtaaCGGAGCTATACTTGTTTCAAATAAATATGATACGATTAAGAAATAAAAATGGTTTTGATGATATTGCTGCTTTAGAGTTTAGAGGGCCTTCGAGTCTGGCCTGCAAAGAGGAGAGTCATTCTTCATTCTTTTGCATTtgcatgaccaaaaaaaaaaaaaatcttttgcaTTTGTAATGCCTAAAATGTcatattttaaaggaaaaaacaGTAAATTGCTCTAATCAACTTGGTTATTTAACATGTATGCAAATAATATAGGCTTggtttatttagttttttaagtGCTAGAGACACAAGGTGATCAACCTGTGTGGACGAACCTAGCAATACCCAATTTCTCTTATAGGTTGCAAAGACTCAGAATTATATATAACATTTAGGCCACAATTTCTACAAACAAAACTAGTACAGTAGTACAAGAAAGTGTTCAATTTGATAACAGCAGCAGTAGCTATGATAATTTTAAAccgaaacaaataaaatatttttaacaaacgGAAATTGATGAATGACACATAAAAAGAGATGGAACAGAGAACAAGTATTATGGAAAGCATTTGAATTGAAGGTAAGCCTATCATAGAAGATGAATGCATTGTCATAGTGTGATTCACTGTAGTCCATAAGAATTCAGTGCAAAGGAAAACGCACCACAGTATTGCTGAAAGTGGGCACAGAATTACCAAGATATAAATTTGGGGAAAACAAACTATGTGGATTTGAAACCAATCGTAAATGGGTAAACAAATAAGGTCCACAGAGTGTACCTTAGAATGATGTTGCAAGTTCGGGTAACGGAAGAAAAGGAAGGGAAGAGAAGGAGGACTGAACCTTTCACCTTCTATCACACCTAATGTTGCAAACACACGCTAGTAGAAAACACATACATAGCCTTAGCTTTGAACATGTACGAACATGGTGAAAACAATACTCGAATCGCTTGTTGTAACTAAATTCTAgagctactatatatatatatatatatatatatatatataccaagtcATATTTGTGTCAAGGTGCCACAAGTCAACTGGTTAATTCAGCATGAGGACCAAATTAAGATTGTTCTTTCGTTTTTGCTGAACAGCATTGATTGATATCAAAACAAAAGAGCATAGGCATTTCAGCACTAAACTTAGAAAGAGAATCgtgtgcaaaaataaaatatggtttttatattaaactagtaacAAAAACACATCGTTCAAAGTACataatcaaaacattaacttgATTAAGAGGGGTAATAAAAAAGTAACTAGTGACATAAATTTAAATCTAAGGAAGACGTTGATTGAAGAAGCATGTTACTCTCACTTCTCGGACGAGTTGGGACCCCTCTTCTTGCCGAATCCAACCACTGCAAATTAGAAAACCCCAAATCAGAGATAGTcggaaaaaattgaaaagaaagcaaaattAGGGTTTAGAAAAAGGGAATACCGGCGGTGACGAATCGGCGATTGTACTGCATGCGCTTGTGGGCACGGCCAcgtggcttcttcttcttgtcCTGTTTAGCAACCTTGGGAGTTTGACCCCTCACTTTTCCCGCACGTGCAAGTGATCCATGAACCTTACCTGCATATGCAATTCAACTTCATCATCTTCATACTCAGAAAAACTAACTACACTGCACCATGCATTGTTAAATCGGAAGTAACGTAACTTACCCATTGTTGTGACGATGAAGTTCTCTGCTGCTTCCACTCGGTCGGTCACTTGCTGCCTCAATCTTCATCAATCATCGCCGAGTTCTGCTATTAGTATTGCTTCCGTTAGGGTTACGGTTTTGGGCTCCTACATGTGGGCTTCAGGCCCTTTATGTTTGACATTCTACTCAGCCCAAAGTGTGCTCTTTGATGATATTTGTTGGGACAATATGCTGGACCCAAAACAAACTTATCGGGAAGAGGCCCaaattaccaaaaataaaaatacagcgCCAAACCTTTAACTGGTAGCTGTTAAGACAAAAAAACCAGTAGTTGTTATTCCAAAAAAACAACAAATAAGAGACTTTTAGTTCAATTTATGGAACATCTAATATTTgaacattattatttttaaacaGGAGTCTAGGAGCATATGAGATTGTGTttggatgatgaaaaagaaatatggagaaagtagaaataaaaaaatgtgaataataatagagaaacaacataaaagagaaatgcAAGAGAGGCatacaaatttattattttttagcattACTTTTAGTTATCAACACAATTCTTTTAGTCTAGtaacaaaaaacaataaattctgctAGTCTTATAACATTCTTTTAAAATTGCAAAGAGATAATATTTATGTCcatctttttctaaaatagaaaaattttctaTTTCCACTTCTatttctcaaaaatatttttctcaacCTCAAAACAACGAGACTTATGTGTCATTGTCCTCCCATGTAATCTACACATGAGTTTAATTATAACCAAAGTGTCGGttacggtttttttttttggattttctttttcaGTCTCAATTGCTTTGCTGTTATTCTAGTTGTTCGCCAATCCATTGCTTAAAGGACCCTGTGAAGATTCTTTTGACTTAATAACCATATATAACCACATTATCACTATATATCCTGATTTCTGACCTATATCCTAGTAGGAGGAACTCTACCAGTCTACCTCGATTGATCTACTTGATGTATTAGAtccattaattaattaactaatattctTTTGTAAATTTTCTACAATAATTTTTTCCCTCGTTGAGATTAAAAACCAGGACTAATCTGTTAATaggatgaaaaagagaaagtgaAATCGATTTTTGATGTCAATTGTAAAATGATTTTCCAAAACGTGGAAAGAGCAAGATTAGGAAATAGTTATGTGTGCCTTTCGCCACTTAGGCTTAATGGGAACTTGTGAAGGGTAGCATTTTGAAGCTGTAAAGTTCACACGATAGGCACAACGTAGCAAAGAGGCTGGGAATAGACGACAATTTTGTAACGTAAAATTTGTCGTTTCCCTTTTGAACCTTTTTGTAATGCGCAATTACACCCTCCATTCTCCAAGTTTAACTCCAACGCAACCGCACCCTATAGAATACAGATGCAATCTATACAATGACCAGTAGCTTCTCTTCGTGTTCGTGGATAGAATTAATAATGAAAAAGATTCTGATAGGGTAGAATAATTAGCACCGagcttatttataaaattttcgtgtacaaagaaaatagaaaaataatactaGGTGCCTCAAATGAATGAATCACTATATGGCTGCTAAAGTAAGCAATGCATCACATGCACGATAAAAATGTCCCCAACACATTTTTAAAGTTGTATTTGAAGAGCTATTGGTCCTCATTGTTGGAtacttatttgtttattttttaatccTTTTGTGAAGCATATGATCTGTTGCTTAATGCTTATACTTTTATCATATGACAAATCTGACCGATTCTTCGATAAGAATAGTATGGTACCTCCCCATTTTCTACGCGGATTCTCTTCAACCGAAGATAAGTCTTTCCATATAATGAAAACTAACCAGAAATACACTTATCACTTACCCGAAGAAAGTAATAAAAATCAGAGAGAAAATTCAGGTGGGGCTTTCTAATTTATACTAGTTCAACACCAACGGCATCCCAACA
Encoded here:
- the LOC112749620 gene encoding probable pectinesterase 68, which translates into the protein MACLSLQLLLLCFTTLTIHATKVTCAEPYHHRSTLRTLSSSSSTKSSSNHRRNHTWVGPTGQRVITVDVNGGGQFRSVQAAVNAVPDNNRMNVLIQISPGSYIEKVVVPVTKPYITFEGAGKEVTVIEWHDRASDPGPNGQQLRTYRTASVTVFANYFSARNISFKNTAPAPMPGMHGWQAAAFRISGDKAYFSGCGFYGAQDTLCDDAGRHYFKDCYIEGSIDFIFGNGRSMYKDCQLHSIATRFGSIAAHDRKEAEEKTGFAFVRCRVTGTGPLYVGRAMGQYSRIVYSYTYFDDIVAHGGWDDWDHANNKNKTVFFGVYKCWGPGAEAVRGVSWAKELDFESAHPFLVKSFVNGRHWIAPSDA
- the LOC112749621 gene encoding small ribosomal subunit protein eS30z/eS30y/eS30x, giving the protein MGKVHGSLARAGKVRGQTPKVAKQDKKKKPRGRAHKRMQYNRRFVTAVVGFGKKRGPNSSEK